A portion of the Polaribacter cellanae genome contains these proteins:
- a CDS encoding TlpA family protein disulfide reductase: MIKKILYILLISATILGCTNSKKNAQIFFGGKIINPKSKQVVLYVMDKVIDTLYLDSRNKFIKNYKNLNEGLYYFVHGNENQFIYLEPKDSLMLRLNTWDFDESLVFTGKGAARNNILIDCFLEDENDNRFFYSLNRLKPAAYKKKIDSILEQKLITYQTYIDEHPNETAGFRKVLKTALTFPIYSRLERYPTEHLRYKGLKDFPKVNASFYDYRNKIDLNSDSLMYYTPYASYIKNYLYNYTFSLGYKPMRNHYSSKFTVDLLNTINNKINSKESKNAFLKKTVLDHFYDKSSCDINEEAFNTFVKFSTNKEDKKIIKKLVEDSKKFKKGDKVEGFTIFDFTKHPIKIEEIIKNKNTVLFFWNPEHASKEYIAPRIKYFQNNFPKLQFLIVKIDGNDKDRIEKLDIKEQYYINETSNANSFLTSKMPRTILINTNGIVENGYASISSPKIYNQLKELNKN; the protein is encoded by the coding sequence ATGATAAAAAAAATATTATACATATTATTAATTTCTGCAACTATTCTTGGTTGTACAAATAGCAAGAAAAATGCACAAATTTTTTTTGGTGGTAAAATTATCAACCCAAAATCGAAACAAGTTGTGCTATATGTTATGGATAAGGTTATTGATACTTTGTATTTAGATTCTAGAAATAAGTTTATAAAAAATTATAAAAATCTTAATGAAGGATTGTATTATTTTGTTCATGGAAACGAAAACCAGTTTATTTATCTAGAACCAAAAGATAGTTTAATGTTACGTTTAAACACTTGGGATTTCGACGAATCTTTAGTTTTTACAGGAAAAGGAGCAGCAAGAAATAATATTTTAATTGATTGTTTTTTAGAAGACGAAAACGATAATCGTTTCTTTTATAGCTTAAATAGACTAAAACCTGCTGCTTATAAAAAGAAGATAGATTCTATTTTAGAGCAAAAACTAATTACATATCAAACGTATATAGACGAACATCCTAATGAAACTGCTGGATTTCGAAAAGTGTTAAAAACAGCTTTAACTTTTCCTATCTACTCACGTTTAGAAAGATACCCAACAGAACATTTAAGGTATAAAGGCTTAAAAGATTTCCCAAAAGTAAATGCTTCTTTTTACGATTACAGAAATAAAATAGATTTAAATAGCGATTCTTTAATGTATTACACGCCTTATGCATCGTATATTAAAAATTACCTTTACAATTACACCTTTTCTTTAGGATACAAACCTATGAGAAACCATTATTCTTCTAAGTTTACAGTAGATTTATTAAATACAATAAACAATAAAATTAACTCAAAAGAGTCTAAAAATGCATTCTTAAAAAAAACGGTTTTAGATCACTTTTACGACAAATCTAGTTGCGATATTAACGAAGAGGCTTTTAATACTTTCGTTAAATTTTCTACAAATAAAGAAGATAAAAAAATTATTAAAAAACTGGTAGAAGATAGCAAAAAATTCAAAAAAGGAGATAAAGTTGAAGGTTTTACAATTTTCGATTTTACAAAACATCCAATTAAAATTGAAGAGATTATAAAAAACAAAAATACTGTTTTATTCTTTTGGAATCCAGAACATGCATCTAAAGAATACATTGCTCCAAGAATTAAATATTTTCAAAACAATTTCCCAAAATTACAGTTTTTAATTGTAAAAATCGATGGAAATGATAAAGACAGAATCGAAAAATTAGATATTAAAGAACAATATTACATTAACGAAACTAGTAATGCAAACTCTTTCTTAACGAGTAAAATGCCTAGAACAATTCTTATTAATACAAACGGAATTGTAGAAAATGGATATGCTTCGATTTCTTCGCCAAAAATCTACAATCAACTAAAAGAATTGAACAAAAACTAA
- a CDS encoding transposase, whose translation MSEQSKGRNYLFSPKGRLGLMFLKHYANCSDRKLIEQLNSNLDYQFFCDIELGFERLTNYKIVSQIRCELAEKLDINSIEKILFNSWKNEIENPNQIVMDATCYESEVRYPSIQKLLWESVHWLYNQLRKTCSILGVKMIRSKYIKWKKRYQGFSKMRRKTKSKRISLTRGLLNLLSKFINFEKKLSENHNIEFIALYYKRINTIQRIYKQQKDHFDTGEKIKDRIVSIQKDYIRPIVRGKEVKPVEFGAKVNKVQIDGISFIEHINFNAFHEGNRFIQTVQKAQGLTRKKVKIAGADKIYATNKNRKHCSSKNIETDFIPKGKKPKNHKEKKQLRAIIAKERATRLEGSFGKDKEYYHLRKIKAKTKKNEILWIFFGIHTGNALEIGRRKIAKTAQQVA comes from the coding sequence ATTTCTGAACAATCAAAAGGGAGAAACTATCTTTTTAGTCCTAAAGGAAGACTAGGTTTAATGTTTTTAAAACATTATGCTAATTGTTCAGATAGAAAATTGATTGAGCAACTAAACTCGAATTTAGACTATCAATTTTTCTGTGATATAGAACTAGGTTTTGAACGCTTAACAAACTATAAAATAGTGAGCCAAATACGTTGTGAATTAGCAGAGAAACTCGATATTAATTCCATAGAAAAAATTCTATTCAACTCTTGGAAAAACGAAATTGAAAACCCCAATCAAATTGTAATGGATGCTACTTGTTATGAAAGTGAAGTTCGTTACCCTAGCATCCAAAAATTACTTTGGGAGTCGGTTCATTGGTTGTACAATCAATTACGTAAAACCTGCTCTATATTAGGGGTTAAAATGATTAGAAGTAAATATATCAAGTGGAAAAAACGTTATCAAGGATTTAGTAAAATGCGAAGAAAAACCAAGTCGAAACGTATTTCATTAACCCGAGGTTTACTCAATCTGTTAAGTAAATTTATCAACTTTGAAAAAAAGTTGTCAGAAAATCACAATATTGAGTTTATAGCTTTGTATTATAAGCGAATAAATACAATTCAAAGGATTTACAAACAACAAAAAGATCATTTTGATACAGGAGAAAAAATCAAAGATAGAATTGTAAGCATTCAAAAGGATTATATTCGTCCTATTGTTCGAGGAAAGGAAGTAAAACCTGTTGAATTTGGAGCAAAAGTTAACAAAGTTCAAATTGATGGAATTAGCTTTATCGAACATATTAACTTTAATGCATTTCATGAAGGAAATCGTTTTATTCAAACAGTCCAAAAAGCACAAGGATTAACTCGAAAAAAAGTAAAAATAGCTGGAGCAGATAAAATTTATGCCACCAATAAAAATAGAAAACACTGTAGTTCTAAGAACATAGAAACAGACTTTATCCCCAAGGGAAAAAAGCCGAAAAATCATAAAGAAAAAAAGCAACTTAGAGCTATTATCGCAAAAGAAAGAGCTACAAGATTAGAAGGTTCTTTTGGAAAGGATAAAGAATATTATCACTTACGAAAAATAAAAGCCAAAACTAAAAAGAATGAAATTCTATGGATATTCTTTGGAATACACACAGGGAATGCTCTTGAAATTGGCCGAAGAAAAATAGCTAAAACAGCACAACAAGTAGCCTAA
- a CDS encoding ABC-F family ATP-binding cassette domain-containing protein, with amino-acid sequence MLSVSNLSVQFGKRVLFDEVNTQFLQGNCYGIIGANGAGKSTFLKIISGKQEATSGHVHLEAGKRMSVLTQDHYAFDEFPVLETVVMGNKNLFKVKKQIDELYADYTDENAEKIGELQIKFEEMDGWNADSNAAAMLSNLGIKEDLHYTLMKDLDGKQKVRVLIAQALFGNPDVLIMDEPTNDLDFETIAWLENFLANFENTVIVVSHDRHFLDAVCTHISDIDYGKINHYSGNYTFWYESSQLAAKQRAQQNKKAEDKKKELEEFIRRFSANMAKSKQATSRKKMIDKLNVEDIKPSSRRYPAIIFDRDREAGDQILNVEGLSKTFEDETLFNDIHINLNKGDKVAVISRNSRAITAFYQIISGNEKADSGKFSWGVTTTQSYLPLDNSSFFQDGELDLVDWLRQYAQTEEEREEVHLRGFLGKMIFSGEEALKKSNVLSGGEKVRCMLSRMMMKRGNVLMLDEPTNHLDLESIQSLNNALINFKGTILFSTHDHEFAQTVANRIIELTPKGAIDRYATFDDYLSDPKIKELRDKMYS; translated from the coding sequence ATGTTATCAGTATCTAACCTTTCTGTTCAATTTGGAAAACGAGTTTTATTCGACGAAGTAAATACACAATTTTTACAAGGAAATTGTTACGGAATTATTGGCGCAAATGGAGCAGGAAAATCTACATTTCTAAAAATTATTTCTGGAAAACAAGAGGCAACTTCTGGACATGTACATTTAGAGGCAGGAAAACGCATGTCTGTCTTAACACAAGACCATTATGCTTTTGATGAATTTCCGGTATTAGAAACTGTTGTAATGGGAAACAAAAATTTGTTTAAAGTTAAAAAACAAATCGACGAATTGTATGCAGATTATACAGATGAAAATGCAGAGAAAATAGGAGAATTGCAAATTAAGTTTGAAGAAATGGATGGCTGGAATGCAGATTCTAACGCAGCTGCAATGCTTTCTAATTTAGGTATAAAAGAAGATTTGCATTATACATTAATGAAAGATTTAGATGGTAAACAAAAAGTTCGTGTATTAATTGCACAGGCACTTTTTGGGAATCCAGATGTTTTAATAATGGATGAGCCTACCAACGATTTAGATTTTGAAACAATTGCTTGGTTAGAAAATTTCTTAGCAAATTTCGAAAATACTGTAATTGTAGTTTCGCATGACAGGCACTTTTTAGATGCGGTTTGTACACATATTTCTGATATTGATTATGGTAAAATAAACCACTATTCTGGAAACTACACTTTTTGGTACGAATCTAGCCAACTAGCAGCAAAACAAAGAGCACAACAAAACAAGAAAGCAGAAGATAAAAAGAAAGAATTAGAAGAATTTATTCGTCGTTTTTCTGCAAATATGGCAAAATCGAAACAAGCTACTTCTCGTAAAAAAATGATTGATAAGTTAAATGTAGAAGACATAAAGCCTTCAAGCAGACGTTACCCAGCCATTATTTTCGATAGAGATAGAGAGGCAGGAGATCAAATTTTAAATGTAGAAGGCTTGTCGAAAACTTTCGAAGACGAAACATTATTTAACGATATTCACATTAATTTAAATAAAGGAGATAAAGTGGCTGTAATTTCGAGAAATTCGAGAGCAATTACTGCTTTTTATCAGATTATTTCTGGCAATGAAAAAGCAGATTCTGGAAAATTTTCTTGGGGAGTTACAACAACACAATCTTATTTACCATTAGATAATTCTAGTTTTTTCCAAGATGGAGAATTAGATTTGGTAGATTGGTTAAGACAGTATGCACAAACAGAAGAGGAGAGAGAAGAAGTGCATTTACGTGGATTCTTAGGAAAAATGATTTTTTCTGGAGAAGAAGCTTTAAAGAAAAGTAATGTGCTTTCTGGAGGAGAAAAAGTACGTTGTATGCTTTCTCGAATGATGATGAAAAGAGGAAACGTTTTAATGTTAGACGAACCTACGAATCACTTAGATTTAGAATCGATTCAATCTTTAAACAACGCATTAATTAACTTTAAAGGAACCATTTTGTTTTCTACTCACGACCATGAGTTTGCGCAAACTGTTGCCAACAGAATTATAGAATTAACGCCAAAAGGAGCTATTGATAGATATGCTACTTTCGACGATTATTTATCGGACCCAAAAATTAAAGAATTGCGTGATAAAATGTATTCTTAG
- a CDS encoding CPBP family intramembrane glutamic endopeptidase — MKETFYNLITYFKNPVLEKDNNKDFNYRFQLFLKIFAVCILTGIIITPIFALLEELDWINMDSHEVEKMFKGMAKWKVLLIGTVVVPVIEELIFRAPITAFKKPKSFKYAFYFFAILFGFVHITNFEKNLSIFLLSPILVLPQILIGFYLGYIRVRLGLQWSMLLHGCYNGFFIALSFL; from the coding sequence ATGAAAGAAACTTTCTACAACCTTATTACCTATTTTAAAAACCCTGTTTTAGAAAAAGACAACAACAAAGATTTTAATTATCGTTTTCAATTATTTTTAAAAATTTTTGCGGTTTGCATTTTAACAGGAATTATAATTACACCAATTTTTGCTTTATTAGAAGAACTAGATTGGATAAATATGGATTCTCATGAAGTAGAAAAAATGTTTAAAGGAATGGCTAAATGGAAAGTTTTATTAATTGGAACAGTTGTAGTTCCTGTTATAGAAGAACTTATTTTTAGAGCACCAATAACTGCTTTTAAGAAACCAAAATCTTTTAAATACGCTTTTTACTTTTTTGCAATTTTATTTGGCTTTGTGCATATTACAAATTTCGAAAAAAATTTAAGTATATTTCTATTGTCTCCTATTTTAGTTTTACCACAAATTCTTATTGGATTTTATTTGGGCTATATTAGAGTACGTTTGGGTTTGCAATGGTCCATGCTTTTGCATGGTTGTTACAATGGCTTTTTTATAGCTTTGTCTTTTTTATAA
- the sucC gene encoding ADP-forming succinate--CoA ligase subunit beta: MNLHEYQGKEILNSFGVRIQRGIVASNHKEAVDAAKQLTAETGTGWHVIKAQVHAGGRGKGGGVKLAKNLAEVESISNEIIGMMLVTPQTSAEGKKVNQVLICEDVYYPGDSEPDEYYMSVLLNRATGKNMIMYSTEGGMDIETVAEETPHLIFTEEIDPLLGIMPFQARKIAFNLGLSGTAFKEMTKFVTNLYKAYIGSDSSMFEINPVLKTSDDKIMAVDAKVSLDENALYRHRDYAAMRDLREENPIEVEAKAAGLNYVDLDGNVGCMVNGAGLAMGTMDLIKESGGEPANFLDVGGTADAQRVETAFGIILKDPNVKAILVNIFGGIVRCDRVAQGVVDAYKSMGDRINVPIICRLQGTNAKEAKELIDNSGMEIISATEFQEAADKVQEVLEA; this comes from the coding sequence ATGAACTTACACGAATATCAAGGAAAAGAAATTTTAAACAGTTTTGGTGTTAGAATACAACGCGGAATTGTTGCAAGTAATCATAAAGAGGCTGTAGATGCAGCAAAACAATTAACTGCGGAAACAGGAACAGGTTGGCATGTTATAAAAGCACAAGTTCACGCAGGTGGTCGTGGAAAAGGTGGAGGCGTAAAATTGGCTAAAAATTTAGCAGAAGTAGAAAGCATTTCTAACGAGATTATTGGAATGATGTTAGTGACTCCACAAACGTCTGCAGAAGGTAAAAAAGTAAACCAAGTTTTAATTTGCGAAGACGTTTATTATCCTGGAGATTCTGAGCCAGACGAATATTATATGTCTGTTTTATTAAACAGAGCTACTGGTAAAAATATGATTATGTATTCTACAGAAGGAGGAATGGATATAGAAACAGTTGCAGAAGAAACACCACATTTAATTTTTACGGAAGAAATAGATCCTTTATTAGGAATTATGCCTTTTCAAGCACGTAAAATTGCCTTCAATTTAGGCTTGTCTGGAACTGCTTTTAAAGAAATGACAAAATTTGTAACGAATTTATACAAAGCATATATTGGTTCAGATTCTTCGATGTTCGAAATTAATCCTGTGTTAAAGACCTCTGATGATAAAATTATGGCTGTAGATGCAAAAGTTTCTTTAGATGAAAATGCGTTATATAGACATAGAGATTATGCAGCAATGCGCGATTTAAGAGAAGAAAACCCAATTGAAGTTGAAGCGAAAGCTGCTGGTTTAAACTATGTAGATTTAGATGGAAACGTTGGTTGTATGGTTAATGGAGCTGGATTGGCAATGGGAACTATGGATTTAATTAAAGAATCTGGTGGAGAACCTGCCAACTTTTTAGATGTTGGTGGAACAGCAGATGCACAAAGAGTAGAAACTGCTTTTGGTATTATTTTAAAAGACCCGAATGTAAAAGCAATTTTAGTAAATATTTTTGGAGGTATTGTTCGTTGTGACAGAGTTGCACAAGGTGTTGTAGATGCTTACAAAAGTATGGGAGACAGAATTAATGTTCCTATTATTTGCCGTTTACAAGGTACAAATGCAAAAGAAGCAAAAGAATTGATAGACAATTCTGGAATGGAAATAATTTCTGCAACAGAGTTCCAAGAAGCAGCAGATAAAGTACAGGAAGTTTTAGAGGCTTAA
- a CDS encoding ABC transporter ATP-binding protein — MIVSKNIHKYYGDVEVLKGVDLHIKKGEIVAIVGPSGAGKTTLLQILGTLDKPLKEQNFELSVNDISLKNLSDKELSSFRNNHIGFIFQFHQLLPEFTALENVCIPAFIGKKGKKETEKRAQEILQFLGLSHRTRHKPNELSGGEQQRVAVARALINNPSVILADEPSGNLDSESAKNLHELFFKLRDEFGQTFVLVTHNKELAEMADRTLTMKDGKII; from the coding sequence ATGATTGTTAGCAAAAATATTCATAAATATTATGGAGATGTAGAAGTGCTCAAAGGAGTAGATTTACACATAAAAAAAGGTGAAATTGTTGCAATTGTAGGGCCTTCTGGAGCTGGAAAAACAACACTTTTACAAATTTTGGGTACTTTAGACAAACCACTAAAAGAACAAAATTTCGAACTTTCTGTAAACGACATTTCACTTAAAAATTTATCGGACAAAGAATTGTCTTCTTTTCGAAATAATCATATTGGGTTTATTTTTCAATTTCATCAATTATTACCAGAATTTACTGCATTAGAAAATGTATGTATTCCTGCATTTATTGGAAAGAAAGGAAAGAAAGAGACCGAAAAAAGAGCTCAAGAAATTTTACAATTTTTAGGTTTATCGCATCGAACTCGTCACAAACCAAACGAACTTTCTGGAGGAGAACAACAACGTGTTGCAGTTGCAAGAGCATTAATTAACAATCCATCAGTAATTTTAGCAGATGAACCTAGTGGAAATTTAGACAGCGAATCTGCTAAAAACTTACACGAATTATTTTTTAAACTTCGTGATGAGTTTGGACAAACTTTCGTGTTAGTTACTCACAATAAAGAATTGGCAGAAATGGCAGATAGAACACTTACCATGAAAGATGGTAAAATTATATAG
- a CDS encoding DUF5916 domain-containing protein: MFKKIYLPLLLIWGSLQLNAQIHKNRKTVSTTRIEKAPKIDGLLDDNAWKNAEELTNFVIFKPDNGVAVKDQYQTTVKVVYDDDAVYIAAMMLDPDPKNIPREFAVRDNFGLADFFLVTINPNDDGQNPFEFIIQAAGNRIDAKVSNGDEDLNWSAVWEGETKITHKGWNAEMKIPYRAIRFANRPVQSWGFNFHRRLEKLNEQHTWTHIDNAVGRWTQYDGLIKGFNDLKPPTRLNLYPYASATSVSFDGETTYDYSVGMDLKYGITDNFTLDATLIPDFSQVGFDNVELNLGPFEQQFTEQRQFFTEGTELFNKAKLFYSRRIGGAPIDQFDVSSTLIKQDNFDTNGQKVNEKIVDYPKKVTMLNAVKISGRTKNGLGIGFFNAITQTAEATIRTTTEQINGSTISKTVTNRKEVINPFSNYNIMVLDQQFNQNSTVTLINTNVTRDGRFRDANVTALDWHIETKDSRYNVDGSVKMSNIFDDVKNPNTGYTFDNSFGYNSGHWNWELGYNFENKDFNPNDLGILFSNNEQTIYGSAGWRTLQPTKKYNRFRVRFYNQANFQHFSGIFTGYNAGLNASAQTKKRFTFGGNLNYGSKNRDYFEPRQGSTSGIYFLRPEKMNINTWISTNSQKKLELNADIYFTNYTNHPQQNYGFSISPRYRFTNQFSLKYQLNYNKKENDQGYVDKIDNNIIFGQRNRKSYTNSISGKYNFSTRSSISLSFRHYWSDVAYNGYYNLNSNGSLSNNTTYTGNNVNFNSWNLDLNYFWQFAPGSQLIVFYRNSIFDANNNSGLDFYENLENLFNQPNQHTFSIRFVYFIDYNTIKKLF, translated from the coding sequence ATGTTCAAAAAAATCTATTTACCATTATTATTAATTTGGGGTTCACTTCAATTAAATGCTCAGATTCATAAAAATCGAAAAACAGTTTCTACCACAAGAATTGAAAAAGCACCAAAAATTGATGGACTATTAGATGATAATGCATGGAAAAATGCTGAAGAGTTAACAAATTTTGTAATTTTTAAACCCGATAATGGTGTGGCTGTTAAAGACCAATACCAAACTACAGTAAAAGTAGTGTATGATGATGATGCTGTGTACATTGCTGCAATGATGTTAGATCCAGATCCAAAAAATATTCCGCGAGAATTTGCAGTTAGAGATAATTTTGGTTTGGCCGATTTCTTTTTAGTTACCATAAACCCAAATGACGATGGACAAAATCCGTTTGAATTTATTATACAAGCTGCAGGAAACAGAATAGATGCCAAAGTTTCTAATGGAGACGAAGATCTTAATTGGAGTGCTGTTTGGGAAGGTGAAACAAAAATAACACACAAAGGTTGGAACGCAGAAATGAAAATTCCATACAGAGCCATTCGTTTTGCAAACAGACCTGTACAGTCTTGGGGCTTCAACTTTCACAGAAGGTTAGAAAAATTAAACGAACAACATACTTGGACTCATATCGATAATGCTGTTGGAAGATGGACACAATATGATGGATTAATTAAAGGTTTTAACGATTTAAAACCACCAACTAGATTAAATTTATATCCTTATGCATCTGCAACTTCTGTTTCTTTTGATGGAGAAACAACTTACGATTATAGTGTGGGTATGGATTTAAAATATGGTATTACAGATAATTTTACGCTAGACGCAACTTTAATTCCCGATTTTAGTCAAGTTGGTTTCGATAATGTTGAATTAAATTTAGGACCTTTCGAACAACAATTTACAGAACAACGTCAGTTTTTTACAGAAGGAACAGAACTATTTAACAAAGCAAAGTTATTTTATTCTAGAAGAATTGGAGGCGCTCCAATAGATCAATTCGATGTTTCTTCAACCTTAATAAAACAAGATAATTTCGATACTAATGGGCAAAAAGTAAATGAAAAAATTGTAGATTATCCTAAAAAAGTAACCATGCTAAATGCTGTAAAAATATCTGGTAGAACAAAAAATGGTTTAGGAATTGGTTTTTTTAATGCAATTACACAAACTGCAGAAGCAACCATTAGAACAACTACAGAGCAAATAAATGGTAGTACAATTTCTAAAACAGTTACAAATAGAAAAGAAGTTATAAACCCTTTCTCGAACTATAATATTATGGTTTTAGACCAACAATTCAACCAAAACTCTACAGTAACATTAATTAATACAAACGTAACTAGAGATGGTCGTTTTAGAGACGCAAACGTAACTGCTTTAGATTGGCATATAGAAACAAAAGATAGCAGGTATAATGTAGATGGTTCTGTTAAAATGAGTAATATTTTCGACGATGTAAAAAACCCAAATACTGGATATACTTTCGATAATAGTTTTGGCTATAATTCTGGACATTGGAATTGGGAATTGGGATATAATTTCGAAAATAAAGACTTTAACCCAAACGATTTAGGAATTTTATTTAGCAACAACGAACAAACAATTTATGGAAGTGCAGGCTGGAGAACTTTACAACCTACAAAAAAATACAATCGATTTAGGGTTCGCTTCTACAATCAAGCAAATTTTCAACATTTTTCTGGAATTTTTACTGGTTACAATGCAGGTTTAAATGCATCTGCACAAACTAAAAAACGTTTTACTTTTGGAGGCAATTTAAACTATGGTTCAAAAAATAGAGATTATTTCGAACCAAGACAAGGATCTACAAGTGGTATTTACTTCTTAAGACCAGAAAAAATGAATATAAATACTTGGATCTCTACCAATTCCCAGAAAAAATTAGAGTTAAATGCAGATATTTATTTTACCAATTACACAAACCATCCGCAACAAAATTATGGTTTTAGCATAAGTCCACGTTATCGTTTTACAAACCAATTTTCTTTGAAATATCAGTTAAATTATAACAAAAAAGAAAACGACCAAGGTTATGTAGATAAAATTGATAACAATATAATTTTCGGTCAAAGAAATCGAAAAAGTTATACAAACTCAATCTCTGGAAAATATAATTTTAGCACAAGATCGTCTATATCTTTAAGCTTTAGACATTACTGGAGTGATGTCGCTTACAATGGTTACTACAATTTAAATTCAAATGGTTCTCTTTCTAACAACACAACTTACACTGGTAATAATGTTAATTTTAATAGTTGGAACTTAGATTTAAATTATTTCTGGCAATTTGCTCCTGGAAGTCAATTGATTGTATTCTATAGAAACTCTATTTTTGATGCAAACAATAATTCTGGTTTAGATTTCTACGAAAATCTAGAAAACTTATTCAATCAACCAAATCAGCATACTTTTTCTATAAGATTTGTGTATTTTATAGACTACAATACTATAAAAAAATTATTTTAG